Below is a genomic region from Salvia miltiorrhiza chloroplast, complete genome.
CCATCAGCGTATTTTTTTGTTTTACGCCCCGTAACTCTTCTATTAGTAGCATAACAAACTTCCGCGTCGTTAATATGTTTGCTCGCGGCAATTGTGAACTGTCGGGAGAATCGATGACTGCATCTTTGATGCAGTGCTAATACATCTGAGAATTCTTAATTGGCTAGTTGTAAATAGCCCCAGGGCTATGGAGCAAAGGATTATCCAGGACCTACACCGAGGTATTGACGGTCTCAAATCTCGCAGAACAGAATGGGATACGATGAGATAGAAACAAAGACAGGGAACAGGTTCCCTACTCTTAACGGTCAAAGTGAGCCCCTTTATTCTGAATTCGTTAATTCAGAATGAATCAAATCTCCCCAAGTAGGATTCGAACCTACGACCAATCGGTTAACAGCCGACCGCTCTACCACTGAGCTACTGAGGAACAACGGGAGATTAGATCTCATAGAGTTCAATTCCCGTTCTCAACACATGACCAATATGAGCTCGAACCCTCCTTCGTAACTCCCGGAACTTCTTCGTAGTGGCTCCCTTCCATGCCTCATTTCAGAGGGAACCTCAAAGTGGCTCTATTTCATTATATTCCATCCAGATCCCAATTCCATTCATTTAATACCCCCCTTGGGGTCGTTGACATAACAGATGTCATTTCTAGTCTATCTCTTTCTATTTCTTTTCTATATATGGAAAGTTCAAAAATCATCATATAATAATCCAGAAATTGCAATAGAAAAGAAAAAAGGGAGGTTTGTGATGATTTTTCAATCTTTTCTACTAGGTAATCTAGTATCCTTATGCATGAAGCTAATCAATTCGGTCGTTGTGGTCGGACTCTATTATGGATTTCTGACCACATTCTCTATAGGGCCCTCTTATCTCTTCGTTCTCCGAGCTCAGGTTATGGAAGAAGGAACCGAGAAGAAGGTATCAGCAACAACTGGTTTTATTACGGGACAGCTCATGATGTTCATATCGATCTATTATGCGCCTCTGCATCTAGCATTGGATAGACCTCATACAATAACTGTCCTAGCTCTACCATATCTTTTGTTTCATTTCTTCTGGAACAATCACAAACACTTTTTTGATTATGGATCGACTACCAGAAATTCAATGCGTAATTTCAGCATTCAATGTTTATTCCTGAATAATCTCATTTTTCAATTATTCAACCATTTCATTTTACCAAGTTCAATGTTAGCCAGATTAGTCAACATTTATATGTTTCGATGCAACAACAAGATGTTATTTGTAACAAGTAGTTTTGTTGGTTGGTTAATTGGTCACATTTTATTCATGAAATGGCTTGGGTTGGTATTAGTCTGGATACGGCAAAATCATTCTATTAGATCGAATAAGTACATTCGATCTAATAAGTACCTTGTATCAGAATTGATAAATTCTATGGCTCGGATCTTTAGTATTCTCTTATTTATTACCTGTGTCTACTATTTAGGCAGAATACCGTCACCCCTTTTTACTAAGAAACTGAAAGAAACCTCAAAAACGGAAGAAAGAGATGTAGAAATAGAAACAGCTTCCGAAATGAAGGGGACTAAACAGGAACAAGAGGGATCCACCGAAGAAGATCCTTCTCCTTCCTTTTTTTCGGAAGAAAAGGCGGATCCGAACAAAATCGATAAAACGGAAGAAATCCGAGTGAATGGAAAGGAAAATGAATTCCACTTTCGATTTACAGAGACAGACTCTAAAAATAGACCCGTTTCTGAAGAGTCTTATCTAATGAATATCAACGAGAATCAGGAAAATTCAAGATTCAAAATAAATGATTCAAAAACGGAAAATAAACTAATAAAAAAACGGATACACAAGAAAAATAGAAGAAAAGATAAGAAGAAATGCGGCCACCCCCTAAATTTTTTATACCTTCTCCTACAAAGAAACTCATGATACCAACCCCATTCGTAATTCCATCAATTACTTGTCTATCAAAAAAATGTGTTAATTGAGCCAATTCTCTTATTCCCCCAGTAAAAGATGTTGTATAAAAAGTATCGATATAAGCCCGATTATATGACCAATCATATAGAGCGTTTAGAAATTTATCCCAATGTTTTCTTTTTGGACCTAACTTAACAAATGAATTTATTAAATCGAAATTTTTCAAAGAAGAATAAATGGGTTTATATAAAAAGGATGCGATAAATATTCCGAAATAAGCTAGACTAACTGACAAAGTTGCATTTTGAAAAAATTCATACCAATCTGTTGAATCTTTTGATTTTTGATCTAAAAAGTTAATAGAAGGTGCTAACCATTTGGTTAATATATCCAAATCGGTTCTAAAAGGAACTCCTATAGATCCAACAAACAAAGTAAATAGGACTAATAGAAGTAAGGGAAATAACATCGTATTGTCCGACTCATAAGGATAAAAAAAGACCTTTTTATTATCAAAACGAAGAATATTAATAAAAGACTTTTCCCCTCCCTTTTTTCTTACATTGTTATAACTCTTTTTAGAAAAAAAAGAGGAACTTTCATTATTATTCATTCTTAATAAACAAAAATTCTTGTTATTTGAATACCCCTTTCCCCATAAAGATATAGAATAGAAAGAAGCATTTTGATTTCCACTGTAATTTTGAAAATGAATGTTTAAATGGCCTTCAAAAGTAAGCAAATAGATGCGAAACATATAAAATGCGGTTAATCCTGCGGTGGCCCAAGCTATTATTGCGAAAATTGGCGAATACAACCAACTATCATTAAGAATTTCATCTTTTGACCAAAAACAAGCAAGAGGCGGAATACCACAAAGAGAAAGTGTACCTAAAAAAAAAGAAGTTTTGGTAATTGGTACATGTTTTGTTAAACCACCCATAAGAACCATATTCTGACTTTTATCCGGAGAATAGCCAACAACAGTTTCCATTGAATGAATAACAGACCCAGACCCTAAAAATAATAACGCTTTGGAATAAGCATGAGTAATCAAATGAAATAAAGCACTTCGATAAGACCCCATTCCTAGCGCTAACATCATATAACCCAATTGAGACATTGTCGAATAGGCTAAACCTCTTTTAATGTCTTTTTGAGCAAGAGCTAAAGTAGCTCCTAATAATAGTGTTATTGTGCCGATCAACGAGATTAAATTCATTATATGGGGTATAACCAGGAAAAGAGGGAGAAGGCGAGCTACAAGAAAAATCCCCGCTGCTACCATAGTAGCAGCGTGTATAAGAGCCGAAATAGGAGTGGGTCCCTCCATAGCATCAGGTAACCACACATGAAGGGGAAATTGTGCAGACTTAGCAACCGCACCGGCAAATAATAAAGCAGCACACAAAGTAACAAAGGAAAAATTAACTTCATTATTATAAATCAAGTTATTGAGTATTTCGAATAAATCCCGAAATTCAAAACTACCTGTTATCCAATAAAAACCTAAAATTCCTAATAATAAACCAAAATCCCCTACACGGTTAGTTACAAATGCTTTTTGACAAGCATTTGATGCAGGAGGTCGCGTAAACCAAAACCCTATTAATAGATAGGAACACATTCCAACCAATTCCCAAAAAAAATAAATTTGTATCAAATTTGAACTAGTAACTAATCCTACCATGGAAGTACTGAAAAAACTCATATAAGCAAAAAATCTCAAGTATCCTTGATCGTGAGCCATATAATTATCACTATAAATAAGAACCATGATTCCAACAGTAGTGATTAACATTGACATAATAGAAGTAAGTGGATCGATCAAGCAGCCGAATTCTAAAGAAAAATCATTATCGAGTGTCCAAGACCATACATATTGGTGGATAGAACTGCTATTTACTTGCTGAATAGACAGATTAGTTGAAAAAATCATGACTATACTTAACAATAAAATACTTGGAAAAGCCCACATACGACGAAGATTTTTTGTTGCTGTCGGAAAAAGAAGAAGGCCCACTCCTATTAACATAGGAACTGGAAGTGGAACGAAAGGTAAAATCCACCCATATTGATATGTTTGTTGCATAAGAAAATTGAAATTCATAATTACATAATTAATTGTTTCCGATTTATCGGATTTTACTTCTTTTGAAAGGAGTCAATAAAAAAATGAAAATATGCACTAACTTAAATATAAAAATATTTTTTTTATTTCTTTTTACTTATTCTTTCTAAACTTCTTGTAAATATTGCAAATATTCAAATCAAGAAGTTCCAATTGGTCAAATCATATGAAAGACAAAGATTAATTATGAGTCTCCTTCTAGTTTGAAAATTCAAGTCAAATTTGGACAAGTTACTCAAAATATTTTTTTTTTTTTTAGAAAAATTTTATGCGATTTTACCATATCGTTCACAGTCTATTCTTTTAGAATTTTAGAAAAAAAAATTATCTAGAAAAGCGCAGATTTTTTTTGAACAATAGATGTCTTTCACATCCAGCTATACGAATGAGTAATCTCTTCATTTTATTTAAATGGCAGTTCCAAAAAAACGTACTTCTGCATCAAAAAAGCGTATTCGTAAAAATTTTTGGAAAAGGAAAGGCTATTGGGCGGCGTTAAAAGCATTTTCTTTAGGGAAATCTCTTTCTACCGGGACTTCAAAAAGTTTTTTTGTGCGACAGACAAATAAAATCAAAAAATAAGTTATTAAGAAATAAAGCGGAAAACCTTAGAACAATATAAATCGACCTGACTCAAAAATGGAACGCTTCCGTTTCAAAAAAAAATTCCCCAATTCCATTTCCTGGTAAATTAATCAATGGGAAATGGAATTCTTCTGGTTACTTTGACCGAATTCAAACAAAGTTTTTTTAACAAAAAAAAACACAAGATACTTGATTTAAATTTTCGTATATTTTCTTGCCAGGACGGGAGTCTTTTTTTCCCATCAATCTATTTGTACTATAAATATTTTTTGCACAACTTTCTTACTTTTTAATTTCTATAAATTCTTATATAGAGCCCATATATCTCTCCCCATCAATTCACGCAAAAACACTTAATGAAAATATTCTGGATAAATGGGTGTGAATTTTGAATAATCTAAAATCTTTTTTGGTTCATTCATAAAACAGATTTTTGGGTTGTACTTTTTGAAATTAAAATCAAATAACTCAAAAACGGTAAATTTTAAAAAATGTTTTTTTGGGGGGGCTTAATGCATAGTAAAACTTGCTGCTTTTACAAGAGTTCCAAGTCTAAAACCCACAATAAAACTAAAACAATGAACCTTCAAGTACATATTTGAAGAAATTTGAATCTTTCCAACAAAATATTGCATTCTTAAATCTAGACGATTTCTTATTCATAGGCTATTATAGGGTCAAGACAAGCCGCTATGGTGAAATTGGTAGACACGCTGCTCTTAGGAAGCAGTGCTAGAGCATCTCGGTTCGAGTCCGAGTGGCGGCATGACATGTCCTAAAAAAAGAAAATAGATCCTATAATGAATAATAATGAATTCAATTTCGGATTTCGATTTTATAATTAAGGAACTTTTTTTTATGATATTTTCAACTTTAGAGCATATATTAACTCATATTTCTTTTGCGACTGTTTCAATTCTAATTACAATTCATTTGATAACTTTTTTTGTCGATGAAATCGTAAAACTATATGATTCATCCGAAAAGGGCATGATAATGATCTTTTTGTGTATAACAGGATTATTAATTTCTCGTTGGATTTATTCAAAACATTTTCCACTAAGTGATTTATATGAATCGTTAATCTTCCTTTCATGGAGTTTTTCTTTTATTTATATCGTTCCATATTTCAAAAAAGAAAAAAATATTCTAAACACAATAATTCGCCCAAGTGTTATTTTTTCCCAGGGATTTGCTACCTCAGGTCTTTTAACTGAAATACACGAATCCACAATATTAGTACCCGCTCTTCAGTCCGAGTGGTTAATAATGCATGTAAGTATGATGATATTAGGATATGTAGCCCTTTTATGTGGATCATTATTATCAGTATCACTTCTAGTCATTACAGTTAGAAAAAATAGAAGATTTTTTTCTACGAATAATCGTTTATTAAATTTAAATGAGTCATTTTTACTTGGTAAAGTCAAATACATGAATGAAGGAAAAGGAAAAAATGTTTTACAAAAAACTTCTTTTTTTTTTCCAATAAATTATTATAAGTCGCAATTGATTCAACAATTGGATTATTGGAGTTATCGGGTTATTAGTCTAGGATTTCTCTTTTTAACGATAGGAATTCTTTCTGGAGCAGTATGGGCTAACGAAGCATGGGGATCCTATTGGAGTTGGGACCCAAAAGAAACTTGGGCCTTTATTACTTGGATCATATTTGCAATTTATTTACATACTCAAACAAATATAAAATGGAAGGGTACAAATTCAGCAATTGTAGCGTTTATTGGGTTTCTTATAATTTGGATATGCTATTTTGGAGTAAATCTATTAGGAATAGGGTTACATAGTTATGGTTCATTTACATTAACATCTAATTAAATTCAAAAAGCTTACTACTTACGAATAGGAATAGAAAAGCATACAACACATATGAATATCATTTTGTGTGAACTAGCGAGAGCCCCGTGACTTTGATTCGCGGCACTCTCGCCAGTTCTAGTTCAAATTTATTTTTTTTTTACTTAACACAAGAGAAGAAAAAGCCTTCTTTTTTTTTCATTGTACAACGAACCTCTTTGGAAACGATAAGATCGTTTTTTCATTTTTTTATCAATAAAAAAACTATCTATAAAAAGAATTAGATAGGATAACTTCAACCTTTTCAACTGATAGTGAAAGAACGAAATCTGGGTATATACCAATACCGAGTACGGGTAAAAAAATAGATATTGAAAGAAATAATTCTCGCGGCCCAGAATCAAAAAAATAAGAGTTTGGGCCGTTAAATATCTTGTATCCATAGAACATCTGGCGTAACATAGATAATAAATAAATAGGGGTTAATATCATTCCAATTGCCATTACAAAAGTAATTGGGATTTTTGTCATTAAAAGAAATTTTGGACTAGTAACTAATCCAAAAAATACTATTAATTCGGCAACAAAACCACTCATACCTGGTAATGCGAGGGAGGCCATCGAAAAACTACTGAACATCGTGAACATTTTTGGCATTGGGATAGCTATTCCACCCATTTCATCAAGATAAAGAAGACGTATTCTATCATAAGTTGTTCCGGCCAAGAAAAAAAGTGCAGCACCGATAAATCCATGAGAGATTATTTGTAAAAGGGCTCCGTTGAGCCCCATATCCGTGATAGAACCAATTCCTATAATTATAAAACCCATATGAGATACAGAGGAATAGGCTATTCTTTTTTTTAAATTCCGTTGACCCAGAGATGTTGAAGCTGCATAGATTATTTGCATTGCGCCCACTATTATCAACCAAGGAGAAAATAGAGAATGAGCATGAGGAAAAAATTCCATATTGATCCGAACTAATCCATACGCTCCCATTTTTAATAAGATTCCGGCTAGAAGCATACAAGTACTATAATGCGCTTCTCCGTGGGTATCTGGTAACCATGTATGTAGGGGTATGATTGGTAATTTGACAGCAAAAGCAAGAAAAAATCCACTATAAAATAATATTTCCAAGGCCGCGGGATAGGACTGATTAGCCAATATTTCAAAATTTAATGTTGGTTCAGTAGAACTATATAAACCGACACCCAGAACTCCCATTAAAAGAAAAATAGAACCCCCTGCCGTGTACAAAATAAATTTTGTAGCCGAATACAGGCGTTTTTTTCCTCCCCACATGGATACAAGTAGATAAACGGGAATTAATTCTAACTCCCACATGAGAAAAAAAAGTAAAAGATCTCGAGAAGAAAATAATCCTATTTGTCCACTGTACATTGCTAACATCAGGAAATGAAATAATCGAGAATCTCGAGTCACTGGCCAAGCCGCTAAAGTAGCTAAAGTAGTGATGAATCCCGTTAGTAAAATGGGTCCTATCGAGAGTCCATCTATTCCTAATCTCCAATGAAAATCCAAAAAAAGGATCCATTTATAATCCTCTATTAGTTGGATTAATGGGTCGTCTGATTGAAAATGATAGCAAAATGCATAAGTCGTTAGAAGAAGCTCTAAAATACACATACATATAGTATACCAACGTATTACTCTATTTCCCCTATGTGGAAGAAAAAAAATTAAGCAACCTGCAAATATTGGCAAAACCACAATTATTGTTAAACAAGGAAAATGGTTCGTGGTAAAGACAAGATACGCTTGGGCCATAAAAATCCGTGCTCAATTGAATTTGATTTTGAGCACGGATTTTGTCGGTAAAAAAAAAAAGAAAAATGGATTCAAGTAGAGTTTTATGGAATGTATCAATAAGAATGTATCAATAAGCTAGACCCATACTGCGAGTTGTTTCATGCCATAAATAAACCCGAACACTCAAAAAATCCGTTGGACACGCGGATTCACACCTCTTACAACCAACGCAGTCTTCGGTCCTTGGGGCAGAAGCGATTTGTTTAGCTTTACATCCATCCCAAGGTATCATTTCTAATACATCGGTGGGGCACGCCCGGACACATTGGGTACATCCTATACATGTATCATAAATCTTTACTGAATGTGACATTGGATCTATCCATTTTGAACGTCATAAATTTTCGATCTAGTAAACTAACTTATAAATGAATCCTATAAGTTAGATACCGGACGAATCAATGAGTGATCATAATCAATTTTCTTCCAAATTTCTTTATCAAAAAGGACCAAAATACTTTGATTTCTTGTGTTTTTGCAACCACAATCATACCTTACAGGTCTCAAACCTATTAATTTGAACTTATTTCTAAATATTCAATTTTACACCGGTACAATGAATACTATTTATTCAACAAGTTTGATTGGTTAATACGAGTTGATTTTTTGTTACGATAAATTGATGAAACAATAGCCGGTCCAATAGCTGCTTCAGCGGCTGCAATAGTTATAACAAAAATGGAAAAAATGTCTCCTCTTAATTGACGATTATCAAAAATATCAGAAAATGTTACAAAATTTATATTAACTGAATTTAATAGAAGTTCAAGGCACATAAGGGCTCTAACCATATTTCGACTTGTGATCAATCCATAGATACCAACAGAAAATAAATAGGCACTCAAAACAAGTATATGTTCGAGCATCATTAATCAACTC
It encodes:
- the ndhF gene encoding NADH dehydrogenase subunit 5, translated to MQQTYQYGWILPFVPLPVPMLIGVGLLLFPTATKNLRRMWAFPSILLLSIVMIFSTNLSIQQVNSSSIHQYVWSWTLDNDFSLEFGCLIDPLTSIMSMLITTVGIMVLIYSDNYMAHDQGYLRFFAYMSFFSTSMVGLVTSSNLIQIYFFWELVGMCSYLLIGFWFTRPPASNACQKAFVTNRVGDFGLLLGILGFYWITGSFEFRDLFEILNNLIYNNEVNFSFVTLCAALLFAGAVAKSAQFPLHVWLPDAMEGPTPISALIHAATMVAAGIFLVARLLPLFLVIPHIMNLISLIGTITLLLGATLALAQKDIKRGLAYSTMSQLGYMMLALGMGSYRSALFHLITHAYSKALLFLGSGSVIHSMETVVGYSPDKSQNMVLMGGLTKHVPITKTSFFLGTLSLCGIPPLACFWSKDEILNDSWLYSPIFAIIAWATAGLTAFYMFRIYLLTFEGHLNIHFQNYSGNQNASFYSISLWGKGYSNNKNFCLLRMNNNESSSFFSKKSYNNVRKKGGEKSFINILRFDNKKVFFYPYESDNTMLFPLLLLVLFTLFVGSIGVPFRTDLDILTKWLAPSINFLDQKSKDSTDWYEFFQNATLSVSLAYFGIFIASFLYKPIYSSLKNFDLINSFVKLGPKRKHWDKFLNALYDWSYNRAYIDTFYTTSFTGGIRELAQLTHFFDRQVIDGITNGVGIMSFFVGEGIKNLGGGRISSYLFFYFSCVSVFLLVYFPFLNHLF
- the rpl32 gene encoding ribosomal protein L32 produces the protein MAVPKKRTSASKKRIRKNFWKRKGYWAALKAFSLGKSLSTGTSKSFFVRQTNKIKK
- the ccsA gene encoding cytochrome c biogenesis protein, with protein sequence MIFSTLEHILTHISFATVSILITIHLITFFVDEIVKLYDSSEKGMIMIFLCITGLLISRWIYSKHFPLSDLYESLIFLSWSFSFIYIVPYFKKEKNILNTIIRPSVIFSQGFATSGLLTEIHESTILVPALQSEWLIMHVSMMILGYVALLCGSLLSVSLLVITVRKNRRFFSTNNRLLNLNESFLLGKVKYMNEGKGKNVLQKTSFFFPINYYKSQLIQQLDYWSYRVISLGFLFLTIGILSGAVWANEAWGSYWSWDPKETWAFITWIIFAIYLHTQTNIKWKGTNSAIVAFIGFLIIWICYFGVNLLGIGLHSYGSFTLTSN
- the ndhD gene encoding NADH dehydrogenase subunit 4; the protein is MAQAYLVFTTNHFPCLTIIVVLPIFAGCLIFFLPHRGNRVIRWYTICMCILELLLTTYAFCYHFQSDDPLIQLIEDYKWILFLDFHWRLGIDGLSIGPILLTGFITTLATLAAWPVTRDSRLFHFLMLAMYSGQIGLFSSRDLLLFFLMWELELIPVYLLVSMWGGKKRLYSATKFILYTAGGSIFLLMGVLGVGLYSSTEPTLNFEILANQSYPAALEILFYSGFFLAFAVKLPIIPLHTWLPDTHGEAHYSTCMLLAGILLKMGAYGLVRINMEFFPHAHSLFSPWLIIVGAMQIIYAASTSLGQRNLKKRIAYSSVSHMGFIIIGIGSITDMGLNGALLQIISHGFIGAALFFLAGTTYDRIRLLYLDEMGGIAIPMPKMFTMFSSFSMASLALPGMSGFVAELIVFFGLVTSPKFLLMTKIPITFVMAIGMILTPIYLLSMLRQMFYGYKIFNGPNSYFFDSGPRELFLSISIFLPVLGIGIYPDFVLSLSVEKVEVILSNSFYR
- the psaC gene encoding photosystem I subunit VII, with translation MSHSVKIYDTCIGCTQCVRACPTDVLEMIPWDGCKAKQIASAPRTEDCVGCKRCESACPTDFLSVRVYLWHETTRSMGLAY
- the ndhE gene encoding NADH dehydrogenase subunit 4L, which translates into the protein MMLEHILVLSAYLFSVGIYGLITSRNMVRALMCLELLLNSVNINFVTFSDIFDNRQLRGDIFSIFVITIAAAEAAIGPAIVSSIYRNKKSTRINQSNLLNK